CCTTCGCCCTCAGCGCCGCCACACTCAGAGCCACCGCGCCCTCGCGCACACCATTCGGATCAGGAAGAAGAGCCATGAAAAAAAGAAAAAAGTTAAAAATCAAAAACAAAAAAGTCAGTCCCCATCACACCCACCGTCCCCGGATACCACATCCTACCATCCAGCATCCAGTCACCGCGATCTAGGATCTAGGATCGAGCATCCAGCCCACCACCCTCCGGGCTCCTCACCTCGTCAGGCCATCCTCACCACCCCCAACCCCTTGGGCCCCCATTTCAAACCGCAAGCCATAATTTTAACCGATACCCAAAAAAGCTCGCTGGCTCGATTAATAGTTTTATTTTGACTTAAAGCACTCATGATCAGTGGTAAATAGGGGCGTCAACCCCTTTCATGGGAAGGCCTGATCAACTTTGTTCTTTACTAAACGATCGACCCTGACGACTCTAGACACGCTGCACGCGAAATTCGGCCACGCGCCGTGAGAGCCCACAAGGCTCCTATACGTGCGGCTTTTTCTTTTTCTGGGGTTTAGGTCCGAATCGCGCTTCCAGAGTCAGAGGATTGCTGGGCGTAAAAAAGGTTCCGTGCTCGCGGCCAAAGTGCAGGTCATGGATCTGGCTGATCTGCGGCCAGACGGCGTTCAGGTAGCGCTCCTCATGCGTCACTTCACCTGTCTGGGCATGCACTCGGGGCTCGTAGAATCGCTGCAGAGCCCAGAGAAAATAATCCGCCGCCTGCAGGCACACGGTTTCGCGTGGGTTCGTCACGGTAGTGTGCCAGGCATCGGCACCACCCCGGGAAAAGCCAAAGCTCCGCTCAAAGTCGGCCTCTGCATGCTCCAGCGCAGTGCGCAGGGCCGCATTGCGGTCCTTGCTGCCCCGTTTGGCGATCCACAGGCGATATCCGTCCGCCATGCGGCTAAACTTCCCCAGAACCGACCGCGCCAGTTCATCATACAGGTGGTCCGGGTTGTAGCGGTAGCCCGGCGCCTCTTCACGCTTCTTTTCCTCCCGCAGGCGGATCACCTCCTTGTCACACACCACCGCGCGAAATCGCAGCGCAGACCCCATGGAGCGCAGCAGATCAAAGACCTTTACCCGCACCTCGGGCAGGTCGTCCTTCGCATGCAGCAGCAGGGCGGTCTTCCGGCGTTCGGGCTTGAAGGACTCCGCAGAGGCAAAGTAGGGATCGGCCACCATCTGTTCCCGCAGGTTCCTCAGGGCCTCAATCAGCTTGTCAGGCTCATGGACCTCCAGCATTCCCAGAAAAAAGAAACGGGAGCAGCCTTGCTGGCCGATGTTGTTGCGCCCCTTGGCATCAAAAATGTCCGGCGTGCCCGCTTCATCCACGTAGAGATGGCATAAATCTTTGTCTGTCTTGGCGTCACTCATGAGGGCACTCTGTCAGCGTTGCAGGGGCTCGATCAGCATTGACCAGAAAAACTCGGCCCCGCCTTCTGAAGTCAGGTGGCCTTTGTTTTGACCGCTGAGCATGGACTGCATGCCCATCGGTTTGAGCGACAGAGCCTGTTCGCCCACTTCCACGTTCAAGGCTTCATTAAAGCTGTTTGCCTGACTTGACTCATCGTAGGAAAAGGTGATGCCGCCGGTGAAGCCGCGCCTGCCA
This genomic interval from Prosthecobacter vanneervenii contains the following:
- a CDS encoding DUF3800 domain-containing protein — translated: MSDAKTDKDLCHLYVDEAGTPDIFDAKGRNNIGQQGCSRFFFLGMLEVHEPDKLIEALRNLREQMVADPYFASAESFKPERRKTALLLHAKDDLPEVRVKVFDLLRSMGSALRFRAVVCDKEVIRLREEKKREEAPGYRYNPDHLYDELARSVLGKFSRMADGYRLWIAKRGSKDRNAALRTALEHAEADFERSFGFSRGGADAWHTTVTNPRETVCLQAADYFLWALQRFYEPRVHAQTGEVTHEERYLNAVWPQISQIHDLHFGREHGTFFTPSNPLTLEARFGPKPQKKKKPHV